In Streptomonospora litoralis, one DNA window encodes the following:
- a CDS encoding phage portal protein, with translation MSPSETEEKASELFELRQSERRDLDRKRAYLRGDPELTWLPANTPRELQALARMSRVNLCELAVKATSQQMFVDGYTSENKAGASQVWRQWQSNRWDRKQIGVNRAIGGYGVAYGIALPSDSSDTAVMRALSPRQITVAYGDDDDWPDYGLEMRPDKTWRLVDEENVYKMRRTTRGRRSSDGKRSITFEYVEETPHEQDVCPVVRYLAEEDLDDPVRGDVEAVMPLQDQINLITFHLLVAEHYGAHGRKIFIGQMVEQLEEQLRASASSSLTVRAKPSDFDVKEVSQVQLDGFIDSRESAVRYMSALSQTPTHELLGNLANISAEALVESKESNARKVRERQIIVGEGHEQLLGQAGRLVGVEVDPGARVRWKPTLDQRAMRFVELLGTIAGKLGVPKKALWHELPFSDDTIKEWEEMAEEQAAAAPPPPQREQQDQPEGDQRNNLAAV, from the coding sequence ATGAGTCCGAGCGAAACCGAGGAAAAGGCGAGCGAACTGTTCGAACTCCGGCAGTCGGAGCGCCGGGATCTTGACCGCAAGCGCGCCTACCTTCGGGGCGACCCTGAGCTGACGTGGCTGCCAGCCAACACCCCTCGTGAGCTGCAGGCGCTGGCGCGCATGAGCCGGGTCAACCTGTGCGAACTCGCGGTGAAGGCCACCTCGCAGCAGATGTTCGTGGACGGCTATACCTCCGAGAACAAGGCCGGCGCCAGTCAGGTGTGGCGGCAGTGGCAGTCCAACCGGTGGGACCGCAAACAGATCGGCGTCAACCGGGCGATCGGCGGCTACGGCGTCGCCTACGGCATTGCGCTGCCCTCGGACAGCAGCGACACCGCGGTGATGCGGGCGCTGTCACCTCGGCAGATAACCGTGGCCTATGGGGACGACGACGACTGGCCCGACTATGGGCTGGAGATGCGGCCCGACAAGACGTGGCGCCTCGTGGACGAGGAGAACGTCTACAAGATGCGGCGCACCACCCGCGGCCGCCGCTCCTCCGACGGCAAACGTTCCATCACCTTCGAGTACGTGGAGGAGACGCCGCACGAGCAAGACGTGTGCCCGGTGGTGCGCTACCTCGCCGAGGAGGACCTCGACGACCCCGTGCGCGGCGACGTCGAGGCCGTCATGCCGCTGCAGGACCAGATCAATCTGATCACCTTCCACCTTCTGGTGGCCGAGCACTACGGCGCCCACGGCCGCAAGATCTTCATCGGCCAGATGGTCGAGCAGCTGGAGGAGCAGCTGCGCGCCTCCGCGTCCTCCAGCCTGACGGTGCGCGCGAAGCCCAGCGACTTCGACGTCAAAGAGGTGTCCCAGGTCCAGCTGGACGGGTTCATCGACTCTCGGGAGTCGGCGGTGCGTTACATGTCGGCGCTCTCCCAGACCCCCACCCACGAACTGCTGGGCAACCTCGCCAACATCAGCGCGGAGGCGCTGGTGGAGTCCAAGGAGTCCAACGCCCGCAAGGTTCGTGAACGCCAGATCATCGTGGGCGAGGGGCACGAGCAGCTGCTGGGTCAGGCCGGCCGCCTCGTGGGTGTCGAGGTCGACCCGGGGGCGCGGGTGCGGTGGAAGCCGACCCTGGACCAGCGCGCGATGCGGTTCGTGGAACTGCTGGGCACCATCGCCGGAAAGCTCGGAGTGCCCAAGAAGGCGCTATGGCACGAGCTGCCGTTCAGCGACGACACCATCAAGGAGTGGGAGGAGATGGCCGAGGAGCAGGCCGCGGCCGCGCCGCCCCCGCCGCAGCGCGAGCAGCAGGACCAGCCCGAGGGCGACCAGCGCAACAACCTGGCAGCGGTCTGA